One Maribacter dokdonensis DSW-8 genomic region harbors:
- a CDS encoding glycosyltransferase, producing the protein MKLAIVTAYPPSKVTLTEYGYYLVKHFRLQKEVTELILITDRTNEPKDLNFEGDGCKITVKECWSFNNYNNIFRISKTISQTKPDAVLFNLQFLKFGDKKIPAALGLMLPFICKSKGIPTISLLHNILEQVDLENAGFTKNKLLQSIYNFIGTTLTKFVLASDILAVTISKYVTTLEQKYKVKNVALIPHGAFETPPEPDFKLPEGPKQVMAFGKFGTYKKVEILIEAVEEIRARSNADIEIVIAGTDSPNTPGYLDEMKQKYSHVPQIRFTGYVAEEDVPKIFGESAVTVFPYTSTTGSSGVLHQAGSYGNAVALPDLGDLSVLVKEEGYVGEFFDAHDTSSLANAIEKIITDDSYRIQLAKQNYRAACSLPMSDITQMYVDYFKAIQKSKETGFNIDISTMEKKLVH; encoded by the coding sequence ATGAAATTAGCAATTGTAACGGCATATCCGCCCAGTAAAGTAACCTTAACAGAGTATGGTTATTATTTAGTGAAACACTTTAGACTTCAAAAAGAAGTAACCGAGTTGATACTGATTACCGATCGTACCAATGAACCAAAAGACTTGAATTTTGAAGGTGATGGTTGTAAGATTACGGTTAAAGAATGTTGGAGTTTTAATAACTATAACAACATATTTCGCATTAGTAAGACCATATCACAAACAAAGCCAGATGCCGTTCTTTTTAATCTGCAATTTTTAAAGTTCGGGGATAAAAAAATACCTGCTGCACTAGGGTTAATGCTACCCTTCATTTGTAAATCTAAAGGAATTCCTACCATATCATTGTTACACAATATTCTTGAGCAAGTAGATTTGGAGAATGCAGGTTTTACTAAAAATAAATTATTACAAAGTATATACAACTTTATTGGCACTACGTTGACCAAATTTGTATTGGCTTCAGATATTCTTGCGGTAACCATAAGTAAATATGTAACAACCTTAGAGCAAAAATACAAGGTTAAGAATGTGGCCTTAATTCCACATGGTGCTTTTGAAACTCCGCCAGAGCCGGATTTTAAACTTCCTGAAGGACCAAAACAGGTTATGGCTTTTGGTAAGTTTGGAACATATAAAAAAGTAGAGATTCTTATAGAGGCGGTTGAAGAAATCCGAGCTAGAAGCAATGCCGATATTGAAATTGTAATTGCAGGAACGGATAGTCCTAATACACCAGGTTATCTTGATGAAATGAAACAAAAATATAGCCACGTGCCGCAGATCAGGTTTACTGGTTATGTAGCGGAAGAAGACGTGCCTAAAATATTTGGGGAAAGTGCGGTTACCGTTTTTCCTTACACATCTACTACAGGGAGTTCAGGTGTTTTACACCAGGCTGGTAGTTATGGTAATGCCGTTGCTTTACCAGATTTAGGAGATTTAAGTGTTTTGGTAAAAGAAGAAGGTTATGTAGGCGAGTTTTTTGATGCGCACGATACATCATCTTTAGCCAATGCAATTGAAAAGATCATTACCGATGATAGTTATAGAATTCAATTGGCAAAACAAAATTATAGAGCGGCATGCTCATTACCGATGTCCGATATTACACAAATGTATGTAGATTACTTTAAGGCGATACAGAAGTCTAAGGAAACCGGATTTAATATTGATATTTCGACTATGGAGAAGAAATTGGTTCATTAG
- a CDS encoding oligosaccharide flippase family protein — MSTIKLAFKRISPKQLFMVSALLVNGGNYLYNLLLGRLLGPEAFADAALLVTLLLVLSFVGMTFQLATTKFAVLFTDQTWVAFKNTMYRYALVFGVFTGILVLIFSKHLQALFNTQNHYMFMIFAVAIPLYFVMSVNRGRFQGGHDFGKLAGTYQTEMWSRLLLTFALLLLVPLESGILIAVGISLSFVFGLFPSDFKGVKVFSKDRLPAVDLKQVWIFIGLTAGYELTQIIINNSDILLVKHYFDDKQAGLYSSLALIGRVVYFVAWMFVMLLMPTVIQKQKDGEPTAPVLFKYVFFIGTLSAFIVAVCYLLPNLIITLMFGDAYLSIAPLLWKYALATSLFAVSNIFAYYFLSLNQYSPVILSGLLGFSQVALIMLYHGRLETVVHMQIIAMVILLVAQLLFFIIKNKTEIKIITK; from the coding sequence ATGTCAACAATAAAGTTAGCATTTAAGCGAATTTCCCCTAAACAATTGTTTATGGTTAGTGCTTTGCTGGTAAATGGCGGTAATTATCTTTATAATTTGCTATTAGGTAGGTTATTAGGTCCAGAAGCTTTTGCCGATGCGGCTTTATTGGTGACATTACTCTTGGTTTTGTCTTTTGTAGGTATGACCTTCCAATTGGCTACCACCAAATTTGCAGTTTTATTTACCGATCAAACATGGGTTGCCTTTAAGAATACCATGTATAGATATGCACTTGTTTTTGGGGTGTTTACCGGTATTCTAGTACTAATTTTCTCAAAACATCTGCAAGCATTGTTCAATACGCAGAACCATTATATGTTCATGATTTTTGCCGTTGCCATACCCTTATACTTTGTTATGAGCGTAAACAGGGGTAGATTTCAAGGTGGTCATGATTTTGGAAAATTGGCGGGTACATATCAAACAGAAATGTGGAGCAGGTTATTACTAACGTTCGCCTTACTATTATTGGTACCCTTGGAATCTGGAATTTTAATTGCAGTTGGTATTTCCCTTTCTTTTGTATTTGGACTTTTTCCTTCAGATTTTAAAGGAGTTAAGGTTTTCTCAAAAGATAGATTACCTGCAGTGGATTTAAAACAAGTATGGATTTTTATTGGTTTGACCGCTGGTTATGAACTTACTCAAATCATTATTAACAATAGCGACATCTTATTGGTGAAGCATTATTTTGATGATAAACAAGCTGGTCTATATTCATCACTAGCCTTAATTGGTAGGGTAGTGTACTTTGTTGCCTGGATGTTTGTAATGCTGTTAATGCCTACGGTAATTCAAAAACAAAAAGATGGAGAACCAACGGCACCCGTACTTTTTAAATATGTATTTTTTATTGGAACATTATCTGCATTCATTGTGGCGGTATGTTATTTGCTGCCCAATTTGATCATCACTTTAATGTTTGGAGATGCCTATTTAAGTATTGCTCCGCTACTTTGGAAATATGCGTTGGCAACTTCGTTGTTTGCCGTCTCTAATATTTTTGCTTATTACTTTTTATCACTTAACCAATACTCGCCGGTAATATTATCGGGCTTATTGGGCTTTTCACAAGTAGCATTGATCATGCTTTACCATGGTAGACTTGAAACTGTGGTACATATGCAGATTATAGCAATGGTCATATTATTGGTTGCGCAACTATTATTTTTCATCATTAAGAACAAAACTGAAATAAAAATTATAACGAAATAA